One genomic segment of Pandoraea thiooxydans includes these proteins:
- a CDS encoding VOC family protein: MWDHVSIGVRDIDVAKKFYDAALRPLGYTCLSESGDMLGYGRDGVALWIGMAARPVPADTGSGLHFCLRAPSRESVIAFHAAAMHAGGKDNGKPGPRADYGENYYAAFVIDPDGYRLEAYCGSS; encoded by the coding sequence ATGTGGGATCATGTATCGATCGGAGTGCGAGATATTGATGTCGCCAAGAAGTTTTACGATGCGGCATTGCGTCCGCTGGGCTATACCTGTTTGAGCGAGTCCGGGGATATGTTGGGATATGGGCGCGACGGCGTCGCCTTGTGGATCGGCATGGCGGCGCGCCCGGTGCCGGCCGATACCGGCTCGGGGCTGCACTTTTGCCTGCGCGCACCCAGTCGCGAGAGCGTTATTGCATTCCACGCCGCCGCCATGCATGCCGGCGGCAAAGATAACGGCAAGCCGGGGCCGCGCGCCGATTACGGCGAGAATTATTACGCGGCTTTCGTGATCGATCCGGACGGCTATCGACTTGAGGCGTACTGCGGTTCGTCCTGA
- a CDS encoding RNA-binding S4 domain-containing protein, producing MQHLEFELTGDFVALNDLLKVTGLCDSGGAGKALVASGAVSVDGHTETRKTCKIRAHQTVALGDVRIHVIPARP from the coding sequence ATGCAACACCTCGAATTCGAACTGACCGGCGACTTCGTCGCACTCAACGACCTGCTCAAAGTCACCGGCCTGTGCGACAGCGGCGGGGCCGGCAAGGCGCTGGTGGCCAGCGGCGCGGTCAGCGTCGACGGCCATACGGAGACGCGCAAAACCTGCAAGATCCGCGCGCACCAGACCGTGGCACTGGGCGACGTGCGGATCCACGTGATTCCGGCGCGGCCATAA
- a CDS encoding helix-turn-helix transcriptional regulator gives MAKIALELAQALSRRAATGAAGNASRRRLAQGDGWAVDDVMCTAGPQDRAFEERHETVSIAIVLAGSFQYRSVPGRALMTPGSVLLGSAGRCFECGHEHGAGDRCLAFRYTPDTFERVYAQVGARGPTPDFRHPNLPALRAFAPLVAQAFAGLSAPQSGIAWEELALRLAAQTVRVAWALPEAAGAIPRGAEARVAQSVREIEHRSGTPLSLSALASEAGLSPYHFLRTFERVTGLTPHQYLRRTRLRNAAIRLLSDDAKILDVALDCGFGDVSNFNHAFRAEFGLSPRAYRRHDAPRANESVLGSRPA, from the coding sequence TTGGCGAAAATTGCGCTCGAACTGGCTCAGGCACTTTCCCGGCGCGCCGCCACCGGCGCGGCCGGCAATGCATCGCGCCGCCGGCTGGCGCAGGGCGACGGCTGGGCGGTCGACGACGTGATGTGCACCGCGGGGCCGCAGGATCGCGCTTTCGAGGAGCGTCACGAAACGGTATCGATCGCCATCGTGCTGGCCGGCAGCTTTCAGTACCGCAGCGTGCCCGGGCGGGCCCTGATGACACCGGGTTCGGTGCTGCTGGGCAGCGCCGGCCGATGTTTCGAATGCGGGCACGAGCACGGTGCGGGCGACCGCTGCCTGGCGTTTCGTTACACACCCGACACCTTCGAGCGCGTCTATGCGCAGGTCGGCGCGCGCGGCCCGACACCCGATTTCCGACACCCGAACCTGCCCGCGCTGCGCGCATTCGCGCCGCTGGTGGCGCAGGCTTTTGCGGGGTTGAGCGCACCGCAGAGCGGCATCGCCTGGGAAGAACTCGCCCTGCGCCTGGCCGCGCAGACCGTGCGCGTTGCCTGGGCGCTGCCTGAGGCAGCCGGGGCGATACCGCGTGGCGCCGAAGCGCGCGTCGCGCAGAGCGTGCGCGAGATCGAGCATCGATCCGGCACACCCCTATCGCTGAGCGCTCTGGCCAGCGAGGCGGGCCTGAGCCCTTATCACTTTCTGCGCACTTTCGAGCGTGTCACCGGGCTGACCCCGCATCAATACCTGCGCCGCACACGCTTGCGCAACGCCGCGATCCGGCTGTTGAGCGACGATGCGAAAATCCTCGACGTCGCGCTCGATTGCGGTTTCGGCGACGTATCGAATTTCAATCATGCCTTTCGCGCCGAATTCGGCCTCAGCCCACGCGCCTATCGCCGCCACGACGCGCCGCGCGCCAATGAATCGGTGCTTGGCAGCCGGCCGGCTTGA